The Sandaracinus amylolyticus genomic interval GATCTTCTGGCGCGGCGTCGCGACAGCCTCGAGCTGCGCGCGCAGGTTCTCGAGGAGCTCCGCGAACCGGCCCTTCTGCGCGAGGATGCGCTCGAGGCCCTTGAGCGCGCCGAGGTGACGCGGCGCGATCGCGAGCGCCTTCTGGTAGCTCGTGATCGACTTCTCGCCGTCGGCGATCCGGTCCTCGTAGACCTCCGCGATCGCCGCGAGGGTCTCGGCCTTCTCCTCGCCGCGCTGGCTCTCGGCCTTCTTCTCCAGGAGCGCGACGAGCGCCGGCCAGTCCTTGCGCTCGCTGTACAGCGTCTCGAGCGCGTCGGTCGCCTTCGGGTGCGCGGGATCCGCCTCGAGCACCTTCTCGAAGATCTCCGCCGCGCGCGCGCCGTCGCCGAGTCGGCGATGCACGATCTCCGCGGCCTCCGCGAGGAAGTCGCGCGCCCGCGCCTGCGAGGTCGCGACCTCTGCGCGGCGCAGGAGGATCTGCGCGAGCTCCTGCCAGCTCTGCGCCTTGCGATAGAGCTCGACCGTTCCGTCGAGCGCCGCGTCGCTCGCGGGATCGAGCGCGAGCGCCTGGCCGAAGCACGGCAGCGCGAAGTCGGGGCGCCCGAGGCGCTCCGCGTACCAGCGGCCCATCAGCACGTAGAGCGCGATGCGCGCGTCGCGATCCTCGCTCGCCTGCACCGCCTCGTTGAGCGCCGTGAGCGCCTCGTTCCAGCGCTCGGTCGAGCCCGACGCGAGACGCTCGATCTCGCGCTGCGCGCGCTCGTCGCGCGGCTCGTCGGTGAGCGCCTGCACCCACGCGACGAACGCGTTGTCCGCGTCGCCGAGCTGCTTCTCGTACGTCTCCGCGATCTCGCGGAGGATCTGCGCGCGCTCCGAGGGGACCTCTTCGCGCTCGCTCTTCTCGAGCAGGAGCTCGACGAGCCCTTCGGCGTCGCCGGTCTGGCGCTTGAGCTCCTCGAGCGCGACGCGCGCGATCTCGTCCTCGGGATCGACCTCGAGGATCTTGCGGTACGCGACCTCGGCCGCCTTCGCGTCGCCGAGATCGGTCTCGTTCAGGCGCGCGACGCGGAAGAGCAGCGACTTCTTCGCCTCGACATCCTCGACCTTCGCGGCCGCCTCGGTGAAGACCTCCGCGGCCTTGCCCCACTCCTGCGCCGCGTCGACGAGCTGCTCGAGCTGCGCCGCGAGCGACTCGTCGGTCGGTGCGTCGAGCAGCGCGGCCTTCGCCTTCTCGAACGCGGCCTGATCGAGCTCTTCCTTCTTGCGCGCGGCCGGCGGGATCGACGCGCGGCCGATCGACTCGAGCGCCTCGCGAAGCTCCTGCGCGCTCTGGTAACGAGCCGCGGGATCCTTCGCGAGCGCCTTCAGCACGATCTCGTCGAGCTCACGCGCGACCCAGCCGCGCGGCGCGTGCGTCGAGGGCGCGGCGGGCTCGGCGGTGAGGTGCTGCGCGATCACGTCGATCGCGGTCTCGCCGGTGAACGGCGCGCGCCCCGTGAGCGCCTCGTAGAGCACGACGCCGAGCGCGTAGAGATCGCCGCTCGGCACCGCGCGGCCGAGGCGCGCCTGCTCGGGCGCGAACGTCTTCGGCGTGCCCGCGAGCGGCACGATGCCGCTGCGCTCCGCGCTCGTGATCGGCGGACGCGCGAACAAGCGATCCGCGCCCGGATCGACGAGCAGACCGCTCGGCTCGTTGCGCATCTTGTCCGACGCGCTCGGCCGAAGCATGAAGACGTTCTCGCTCTTCACGCCGCCGTGGGCCATGCCCTTCGCGTGCATCGCCTCGAGCGCCGCGAGCGCGCCGCGCACGATCGGGCGCGCCTCGTTGAAGTGCATCGGACCGGTGCGCGACAGGCGCGCCGCGAGCGACTGACCGTCGACGTGCTCGGTCGCGACCCACGGGCGACCATCCTCGAGCTCGCCCGTCGCGACGATGCGACCGATGCCGCGCTCGTCGATCCGCGCGACCGCGCGCGCCGCGGTCAGCCAGCGCTTCGCGGCGGCGCGATCCTTCGCGTACACCGCGCGCAGCACCTTGAGCGCGACCTTCTCGCCGTCGGCTCCGTCCTTGGCTGCAGCGCCGTTCGAGCCGGCGCCCTTCTCCGCGAGATAGACGACGCCGATGCCGCCCTCGCCGAGCTTCTTCTGGATCTTGAAGCCGCCGACCACCGTGCCGGCCGCGAGCTCCTCGCTGGGGGCGACGTAGAGGTCGAGCCCCTCCTTCATGCCCTTCTTGACCAGCACGATCGCGTCGGCGAGCGCGGGGAGCGCGTCGTCGGCGCTGCAGCGCTCCACCAGCGCGCGTGCGAACGCGCCCTTGCCGCTGGTCGCACCGACCTCGTCGGGCGCGATGCCCAGCAGGTCGCTGGAGAGCTGCTTCATGTCGTCGAGCTCGAACAGCCGCTCGAGCTCCCCACGGAGGATGTCGATCGTCGCGGTCATGGGGTCCTTCGGATTGGCCGAACGACAGCCGATCCGTGCGGAGATGGGGAGGAGGAAACGCAAACGCGGCGTACCGCGCACGCGCGGGGGGGCGCGGATCGTACACGGCTGGTCCAATTGGTCCAAGCCGCGCGAGCGAGATCACGCGTGCGTGTGCCGCGAAGAACGGGCAGGTGCGCGAGGGATCGAGGCGCTGCGCCACGCGCCAGCTCGGGCCCGCTCGCGGGTGTTGACCGAGCCGATGCCTCGTCCATACTCGCGGCCGCGTATGACCAAGGTCCGTTTCCTGCCGTCCGGCTACGAGTGCGACGTGAAGGTGGGCACTGCCCTCGTGGACACGTGTGACGAGCATCCCGAGGCCGAGGTGCCGTTCTCGTGTCGCTCCGCGAGCTGCGGAACGTGCCGCGTGCGCGTGAAGGAGGGCATGGCGCTCCTCAGCAAGCCGCAGGACGACGAGCTCGACGTGCTCGAGGTGTTCGGCGACGGCAAGGACGTGCGCCTCTGCTGCCAGATCAACGTGGTCGGCGAGGGGAAGATCACGCTCGAGGTCGTCGAGCCGGAGTGATCGCGGAGCGCGCGTTCGCGTATCGTGGCGCCGGGGGGCTCCGTGAACGCGCGCATCAAGTACTTCTTCGTCGGCTCGTACGTCGCGACATACGCCTTCGCGTTCGCCGGAGGCATCGCGGCCGCAGTGCTCGGCGAGATCGATCGCGACCTCGAGATCGTCGGCACGGTGATCCTGCTGCCCGCGCTCCCCGCGATGATCGGGTGGTTCGGGTGCGCGCTCTGGTGGGTCTACGACGCGTGGTCGAGCATCCCCGAGGAGCACCGCGAGGCGCCGCTCGTCGGGCGCGTGACGCCCGCGGTGGCGGTCGTGCTCTTCTTCGTGCCGTGCTTCAACGCGTTCCGGATCTTCGCGTGCAACATCGGCATCGCGAATTCGATCAACAGCGCGTCGCTCACGCGCGGGTCGCGCGAGCAGGTGCCGGTCGTGGTGCCGGTCCTCGCGGCGTGTCTGCACTTCGTGCCGTACTGCAACCTGCTGCTCGGGCCCGTCGCGTGGGCCGCGTTCATGTGGATGGCGGACAAGGCGCGCGCCGATCTCGGGCGCGTCGACGCCGACGCCATCGCGCAGGTGTTCTAGCGCCGTCGATCGCGCGCGGCCGCGCGCTCAGTCGTTGTCGATCTTGCCGCCGAGGATCGCGCGCTCGGCCGACGCGTCGAGCTTCGGCGGCGGCGACGACGACGTCGCGCCGCGCGCCATGCGCAGGTACATGTCGGCCGCCTTGTTGTCGGGGTCGACCTCGAGCGCGCTCTTCCAGCTCTCCATCGCGCGCTCGCCGTTGCCCATCGAGAGCAGCGTGACGCCGAGCGCGATGTACGCCGGCACGTAGCGCGGGCGCGCGTTGATCGCCTCTTCGAGCTCGAAGCGCGCGGCATCGAGATCGCCCGCCTGGCGATAGAGGTTCGCGAGCTTCACGCGCAGATCGGCGAACGTCGGGCAGAGCAGGATCGCCTTGCGCAGCTCGTGCATCGCGTCGGGC includes:
- a CDS encoding 2Fe-2S iron-sulfur cluster-binding protein, yielding MTKVRFLPSGYECDVKVGTALVDTCDEHPEAEVPFSCRSASCGTCRVRVKEGMALLSKPQDDELDVLEVFGDGKDVRLCCQINVVGEGKITLEVVEPE